From Drosophila virilis strain 15010-1051.87 chromosome X, Dvir_AGI_RSII-ME, whole genome shotgun sequence, the proteins below share one genomic window:
- the CheA7a gene encoding uncharacterized protein CheA7a, producing the protein MTSLSGLLVVGLMLLVYARAEDKSYSIELSSFENGNIDWADWGTLRIRHVGRNKYTLDRNIEFERNIGDEQSMWRHVFGYEEDTKQIGSLIKVPFCQFVNEKFILQKKSNMIEQGDCPFSKDKYTIDNYELETTFLPPTMPMGDYLLVLNITDKDDNVSGHLASVTLTQ; encoded by the exons ATGACTAGTCTCTCGGGACTACTGGTTGTTGGACTGATGTTGCTGGTGTACGCCAGGGCCGAGGACAAGAGCTATAGCATCGAGCTAAGCTCGTTTGAAAATGGGAATATTGACTGGGCCGATTGGGGCACGCTGCGCATAAGGCATGTGGGACGCAACAAGTATACTCTGGACAGGAATATCGAATTTGAAAGGAATATTGGTGATGAGCAGAGC ATGTGGCGGCATGTGTTCGGCTACGAAGAGGATACCAAACAGATAGGTTCCTTAATAAAGGTTCCATTCTGTCAGTTCGTCAACGAGAAGTTCATTTTGCAAAAGAAGTCCAATATGATAGAACAGGGCGACTGTCCATTTTCTAAGGACAAGTACACAATAGACAACTACGAACTGGAGACCACCTTCCTGCCACCTACTATGCCCATGGGGGATTACCTATTGGTGCTTAACATAACGGATAAAGATGATAATGTCAGTGGTCATTTGGCCTCTGTCACACTAACCCAATGA
- the LOC6631634 gene encoding angiopoietin-related protein 7 — translation MFFKQILLLFMLMQAMVFAFGVDLQATNLKSEFSVKCFGIMQPLLQEIAVKKEKIDRFDEIIQNKENTLVEIQSKYDQVQIKLAVAETALREKEHQLVQQQDLCNSHRNNSNVKDELLKAYKLQVQDKTIRIEQLLKESKEQAELLDSCKLQAKAKEVQIEQLQEVAQANELLQLATAKNVTQKEEQIQQLLFDAKETKEQIENYKSQIKSKDEQLEKLHAEIHWNNVKVQELENSLRNKDQQIAELQAEVKRMLNQRSALGLQVDASEMQIEQKQSEIKNLQSELHEVQAQLSEYRMQVDRLQSTNCHWFGNSSDIHKIRAPGIDPFEVLCDSRLAGPGWTVIQRRIDGSENFYRNWSDYRVGFGSLQGEFFIGMEKLYRLTMAQTQELYIHLEAFDNSTYFARYADFSVGSESEAYALKLLGTYTGNASDALYFARNRKFSTHDVDNDRSDGNCAEQKHGAWWYDRCGHSNLNGRYLNEGSKDHIGIYWLGRHAFSFKAVQMMLRPKSVQYT, via the exons atgtttttcaaacaaattctATTATTGTTTATGTTGATGCAAGCCATGGTGTTCGCTTTCGGAGTG GACTTGCAAGCGACAAACCTGAAGTCGGAGTTCAGCGTCAAATGTTTTGGAATAATGCAACCGCTGCTGCAGGAAATTGCCGTAAAAAAGGAGAAAATTGATCGATTTGATGAGATCATACAAAATAAAGAGAACACGCTGGTCGAAATACAGAGCAAATATGATCAAGTGCAAATAAAGCTCGCCGTTGCGGAGACTGCGCTTAGGGAGAAGGAACACCAACTGGTGCAACAGCAGGATTTGTGCAACTCCCAtagaaacaacagcaatgtGAAGGATGAGCTATTGAAGGCCTACAAGCTACAAGTACAGGATAAAACCATTCGAATTGAGCAGCTGCTAAAAGAGTCCAAGGAACAGGCTGAATTGCTGGACAGCTGCAAATTGCAGGCCAAGGCAAAGGAAGTTCAAATAGAGCAGCTGCAGGAAGTGGCTCAGGCAAATGAGCTACTACAATTGGCAACAGCTAAGAACGTGACACAGAAGGAGGAGCAaatccagcagctgctgttcgaTGCGAAGGAAACCAAAGAACAAATCGAGAACTACAAATCCcaaatcaaaagcaaagaTGAGCAGTTGGAGAAACTGCATGCGGAAATACACTGGAATAACGTTAAAGTCCAGGAGCTGGAAAATAGTCTAAGGAATAAAGATCAACAAATTGCCGAGCTGCAGGCGGAAGTCAAAAGAATGTTGAATCAACGAAGCGCACTCGGATTGCAAGTCGATGCAAGCGAGATGCAAATCGAGCAAAAACAATCGGAAATCAAGAATTTACAATCGGAACTGCATGAGGTGCAGGCACAGTTATCGGAGTACAGGATGCAAGTCGATAGGCTGCAATCGACAAATTGTCATTGGTTTGGCAACTCCTCCGATATACACAAGATACGAGCACCCGGCATCGATCCCTTTGAGGTGCTCTGCGATTCTCGATTGGCTGGGCCAGGCTGGACCGTAATACAGCGTCGCATTGATGGTAGCGAGAACTTTTATCGGAACTGGAGCGATTATCGCGTAGGTTTTGGCAGCTTGCAAGGCGAATTCTTTATCGGTATGGAGAAGCTCTACAGACTGACCATGGCCCAGACCCAGGAGCTGTACATCCATCTGGAGGCCTTTGATAATTCCACCTACTTTGCCCGCTACGCGGATTTTAGCGTTGGCAGCGAAAGCGAGGCCTACGCTCTGAAACTTTTGGGCACCTACACGGGCAATGCGAGCGACGCCCTTTACTTTGCCAGAAACCGAAAGTTTTCCACTCATGACGTTGATAATGACAGGAGCGACGGAAATTGTGCGGAGCAGAAGCATGGCGCCTGGTGGTATGATCGATGTGGTCACAG CAACCTCAATGGTCGGTACTTGAATGAGGGATCTAAAGATCATATTGGCATTTATTGGCTTGGGAGACACGCCTTTTCCTTTAAGGCAGTGCAAATGATGCTGCGACCCAAGTCGGTTCAATATACCTGA